A region from the Ptychodera flava strain L36383 chromosome 10, AS_Pfla_20210202, whole genome shotgun sequence genome encodes:
- the LOC139141734 gene encoding procathepsin L-like gives MKIVLCFALVAMAMASPLDLNRGWELWKTTHGKVYTPEEEVMRKQTWQQNMKMIHNHNTDYQNGKKSFRMAMNQFGDMETGEFKSVMNGYKVRQRSRGSTYVPPSNVVLPDHVDWRDKGYVTPVKNQQACGSCWAFSSTGSLEGQTFKKTGKLISLSEQQLVDCSRSYGNEGCGGGWMDRAFDYIKDMGEESEADYPYTATDDPCTYSASKVVAEDTGHTDIMSMDENDLQNAIATVGPISVAIDAGHSSFQFYSSGVYDEPACSQTILDHGVLAVGYGATEQGQDYYIVKNSWGETWGNQGYIWMSRNKNNQCGIATNASYPLV, from the exons ATGAAAATCGTGCTGTGTTTCGCGTTAGTTGCCATGGCGATGGCGTCTCCGTTGGACCTTAATAGAGGCTGGGAACTGTGGAAGACAACCCATG GAAAGGTGTACACGCCAGAAGAAGAAGTCATGCGCAAACAGACATGGCAGCAGAACATGAAAATGATTCATAACCACAATACAGACTATCAAAATGGCAAGAAAAGTTTCAGGATGGCAATGAACCAGTTTGGTGATATG GAAACGGGTGAATTCAAAAGTGTGATGAACGGTTACAAAGTTCGCCAGCGTAGCAGAGGTTCAACCTATGTACCACCAAGTAACGTTGTGTTGCCAGATCACGTTGATTGGCGAGATAAGGGTTACGTGACTCCAGTCAAGAATCAG CAAGCCTGTGGATCATGCTGGGCTTTCAGTTCG ACTGGCTCATTGGAGGGTCAGACTTTCAAGAAGACGGGAAAACTGATTTCTCTCAGCGAACAGCAACTGGTTGACTGTTCACGTTCATATGGAAACGAAGGATGCGgaggtggatggatggatcgtGCCTTCGATTACATCAAAGACATGGGAGAAGAATCTGAAGCAGATTATCCATACACTGCTACG GACGATCCATGCACATATTCTGCCAGCAAAGTTGTTGCTGAGGACACTGGACACACAGACATTATGTCAATGGATGAAAATGATCTACAGAACGCCATAGCAACGGTGGGTCCAATCTCGGTAGCAATCGATGCAGGACACTCTTCATTCCAATTCTATTCTTCCG GTGTTTATGATGAACCAGCATGTAGTCAGACCATTCTTGATCACGGTGTACTCGCTGTTGGCTATGGTGCCACGGAACAAGGTCAAGACTACTACATTGTCAAGAACAG CTGGGGTGAGACCTGGGGTAACCAAGGTTACATCTGGATGTCACGTAACAAGAACAACCAGTGCGGTATTGCAACAAATGCCAGTTATCCATTGGTTTAA